From a region of the Sesamum indicum cultivar Zhongzhi No. 13 linkage group LG3, S_indicum_v1.0, whole genome shotgun sequence genome:
- the LOC105158313 gene encoding cinnamoyl-CoA reductase 1, with protein sequence MASVPGKLVCVTGAGGFVASWLVKLLLEKGYSVRGTVRNPDDPKNSHLRELEGAEERLILCRADLNDYQSLQEAINGCDGVFHTASPVTDDPEEMVEPAVNGARNVIRAAAEAKVSRVVLTSSIGAIYMDPNRDPDKVVDETCWSDLEFCKNTKNWYCYGKAVAEQAAWDTAEEFGVDLVVINPVLVLGPLLQRTVNASVLHILKYLTGSAKTYANSIQAYVHVKDVALAHILLFEAPAASGRHLCAESVLHRSEVVEILAKFFPEYPIPSKCSDEKNPRKKAYKFSNQKLKELGLEFTPVKQCLYDTVKSLEEKGHLPIPTQNANPIAIGL encoded by the exons ATGGCCTCGGTTCCCGGAAAGCTAGTCTGCGTCACAGGTGCCGGAGGCTTTGTTGCTTCTTGGCTGGTTAAACTTCTCCTTGAGAAAGGCTATAGCGTCAGAGGCACCGTCAGAAATCCAG ATGATCCCAAGAATTCACATCTAAGGGAGCTTGAGGGAGCGGAGGAGAGATTGATTCTGTGCAGGGCTGATCTTAATGATTATCAGAGTTTACAGGAGGCCATTAACGGTTGCGATGGCGTCTTCCACACTGCATCTCCGGTTACTGATGATCCA GAGGAAATGGTGGAGCCGGCAGTGAACGGGGCCAGAAATGTGATACGGGCGGCAGCAGAAGCCAAGGTCAGCCGTGTGGTCTTGACCTCCTCAATAGGTGCAATATACATGGATCCCAACAGAGACCCTGATAAAGTTGTGGACGAGACTTGCTGGAGCGACCTTGAATTCTGCAAAAACACCAAG AATTGGTATTGCTACGGCAAAGCCGTGGCTGAACAAGCAGCGTGGGATACAGCTGAGGAGTTTGGGGTGGACTTGGTGGTGATCAACCCGGTTTTGGTGCTTGGTCCGTTGCTTCAGCGGACTGTGAACGCCAGCGTTCTTCATATACTCAAGTACTTGACTGGATCTGCAAAGACTTATGCCAACTCCATCCAAGCCTATGTGCATGTCAAGGATGTGGCATTGGCTCACATACTCTTGTTTGAGGCACCGGCTGCATCAGGGCGGCACCTCTGCGCCGAGAGCGTCCTCCACCGCAGTGAGGTGGTGGAGATTCTGGCCAAGTTCTTCCCGGAATATCCTATCCCTTCCAA GTGCTCAGATGAAAAGAATCCAAGAAAAAAGGCATACAAATTCTCAAACCAAAAGCTGAAGGAGTTGGGGTTGGAGTTCACACCCGTGAAGCAGTGTTTGTATGATACAGTCAAAAGCCTTGAGGAAAAAGGTCACCTTCCAATCCCAACTCAGAATGCTAACCCCATTGCTATTGGGCTTTAG